A window of Candidatus Pantoea floridensis contains these coding sequences:
- a CDS encoding LLM class flavin-dependent oxidoreductase → MKKIGFLSFGHWTPSPQSATRSAQDVLLQSIDLAVAAEELGADGAYFRVHHFARQLSSPFPLLAAVGARTKKIEIGTGVIDMRYENPLYMAEDAGAADLISNGRLQLGLSRGSPEQVIEGYRYFGFNPQNGESDADMGRRHTEALLEVLRGEGFAKPNPQPMFPNPPGLLRLEPFSAGLRERIWWGSGSNATSIWAAQQGMNLQSSTLKDDETGEPFHVQQAKQIRAYRAAWEAAGHQRTPRVSVSRSIFALTNDTDRAYFGRSGQDQDSVGFLDEKTRAIFGRSYAAEPDKLIQQLAQDEGIAEADTLLLTIPNQLGVDYCAHVIESILTHVAPELGWR, encoded by the coding sequence ATGAAAAAAATTGGCTTTTTATCTTTCGGTCACTGGACCCCATCACCACAATCGGCCACCCGCTCCGCGCAGGATGTGCTGCTGCAATCGATTGATCTCGCAGTTGCTGCTGAAGAGTTAGGCGCGGATGGCGCTTATTTCCGCGTGCATCATTTTGCGCGTCAGCTTAGCTCACCGTTTCCGCTGCTGGCGGCGGTGGGGGCGCGGACTAAAAAAATCGAGATTGGTACCGGCGTGATCGATATGCGCTACGAAAATCCGCTCTATATGGCGGAAGATGCCGGTGCGGCGGATCTGATCTCCAACGGTCGTCTGCAGCTGGGGCTGAGCCGTGGTTCACCGGAGCAGGTGATTGAAGGGTATCGCTACTTTGGATTTAATCCGCAGAACGGTGAGAGCGATGCTGATATGGGGCGTCGTCACACTGAAGCGCTGCTGGAAGTGCTGCGCGGTGAAGGTTTTGCCAAGCCCAATCCACAGCCGATGTTCCCGAACCCGCCGGGCCTGCTGCGTCTTGAGCCCTTCTCAGCCGGTTTACGTGAGCGCATCTGGTGGGGATCCGGATCCAATGCCACGTCGATTTGGGCGGCACAGCAGGGCATGAACCTGCAAAGCTCCACCCTAAAAGATGATGAAACCGGCGAACCTTTCCACGTGCAGCAGGCGAAACAGATTCGTGCCTATCGCGCAGCCTGGGAAGCCGCCGGACATCAACGCACGCCGCGCGTTTCGGTAAGCCGCAGTATTTTCGCACTGACCAACGACACCGACCGCGCCTACTTTGGCCGCAGCGGACAGGATCAGGATTCGGTTGGTTTCCTCGATGAGAAAACCCGTGCGATCTTCGGGCGCAGCTACGCCGCCGAGCCGGATAAGCTGATCCAACAGCTGGCGCAGGATGAAGGGATTGCCGAAGCCGATACGCTGCTGCTCACCATCCCGAACCAGCTGGGCGTGGATTACTGTGCGCACGTAATTGAAAGCATCCTCACCCACGTCGCACCCGAGTTGGGCTGGCGTTAA
- a CDS encoding type II toxin-antitoxin system HicB family antitoxin, with translation MFYPIAIEAGDQSTAFGVTVPDLPGCFSAGDTLEEAVKNAKEAIIGHLELMVELEQDIPAVSDLKTLMKDAEYAGYVWVLIDVDVTRILGGSEKINVTLPKLLIDRIDRCVATHPEFKTRSGFLAQVALERIAKTR, from the coding sequence ATGTTTTATCCTATTGCGATTGAAGCTGGCGATCAATCGACAGCATTTGGCGTTACCGTACCGGATTTGCCGGGCTGTTTCTCGGCCGGTGATACCTTAGAAGAAGCAGTGAAAAACGCCAAAGAGGCGATTATCGGTCATTTAGAGTTGATGGTAGAACTCGAGCAGGATATTCCGGCGGTTTCCGATCTTAAAACGCTGATGAAAGATGCGGAATATGCCGGTTATGTTTGGGTGCTGATTGATGTGGATGTCACGCGGATTCTTGGTGGGTCTGAGAAAATCAACGTTACCTTACCGAAGTTGCTGATTGATCGTATTGACCGTTGCGTAGCGACACACCCCGAATTCAAAACCCGTTCAGGTTTTCTGGCGCAGGTGGCGCTGGAACGTATTGCGAAAACCCGCTGA
- a CDS encoding ABC transporter permease, whose amino-acid sequence MIAALQRHPVSLPAAVWAAILFLIVLAIAVIAPQWLAHSDPLLADPLNAQLPPSAQHWLGTDQLGRDLLTRVIYGSRYSLLISVAAMALAVVFGTLLGLVAALARGVVDELLSRAVDVISAFPDLLLALMLIAFTGPGTNNLIIALGVASVPRFARVVRAQTYSVMTSGYVEQARTFGLSRFTLITRHILPHAIAQVPALATLGLGTAIIGTAGLSFLGMGPQPPTAEWGLMLAEGRNYLRNAWWIAVWPGVFITLTVIAVNTLGRYWQARFEGRST is encoded by the coding sequence ATGATTGCCGCGCTGCAACGTCACCCTGTTTCACTGCCCGCCGCCGTGTGGGCTGCGATTCTGTTTCTTATTGTCTTAGCTATCGCGGTGATTGCGCCGCAGTGGCTGGCGCACAGCGATCCGCTGCTGGCCGATCCGCTCAATGCTCAATTGCCGCCTTCGGCGCAGCACTGGCTTGGCACCGATCAGCTGGGACGCGATCTGTTAACGCGAGTGATTTACGGCAGCCGCTATTCGCTGCTGATCAGCGTGGCGGCGATGGCGCTGGCGGTGGTGTTTGGCACCTTGCTTGGGCTGGTGGCTGCGCTGGCGCGTGGCGTGGTAGATGAGCTGCTCAGCCGTGCGGTGGATGTGATTTCCGCCTTTCCCGATCTGCTGCTGGCGCTGATGCTCATCGCCTTCACCGGGCCCGGCACCAATAACCTGATTATCGCGCTCGGTGTGGCTTCGGTGCCGCGTTTTGCCCGCGTGGTGCGCGCACAAACCTACAGCGTGATGACCTCTGGCTACGTTGAGCAGGCGCGTACTTTTGGCCTGTCGCGCTTCACGCTGATTACGCGCCACATTCTGCCGCACGCCATTGCGCAGGTCCCGGCACTGGCCACGCTCGGACTTGGCACCGCGATTATCGGCACCGCCGGATTAAGTTTCCTCGGCATGGGGCCGCAGCCGCCAACCGCGGAATGGGGCCTGATGCTGGCGGAAGGGCGCAACTATCTGCGTAATGCCTGGTGGATTGCGGTGTGGCCGGGCGTGTTTATCACGCTGACAGTGATTGCGGTTAACACGCTGGGCCGTTACTGGCAGGCACGTTTTGAAGGGCGTTCAACATGA
- a CDS encoding fimbrial protein — protein sequence MMKKSLILAVLAGSALVSTAHAASGTLNFTGTVSADACTVSPTTKSQNIDLGRVATSDFSAIGATSGSRQISIDLTACPAAITAAAVNFTGPTHADNRKLLALSGASTAKNLGIALFEDDGVTLIPIGSTSKSQNLTTTATLTYFAKYQSTAATVTDGTAEAAADFTIVYN from the coding sequence ATGATGAAAAAAAGTCTTATTTTAGCGGTTCTGGCGGGATCCGCCCTGGTCTCTACGGCGCATGCAGCCAGTGGCACCCTTAATTTTACCGGTACTGTCTCGGCGGATGCCTGCACCGTGAGTCCGACAACAAAATCTCAGAATATTGACCTCGGACGAGTCGCAACCAGCGATTTCAGCGCAATCGGCGCCACCAGCGGTAGTCGCCAAATTTCAATCGATCTGACCGCCTGCCCGGCCGCAATCACTGCGGCTGCCGTTAACTTCACCGGTCCGACTCACGCAGATAACCGTAAACTGCTGGCGTTAAGCGGAGCGAGCACGGCGAAAAACCTCGGTATTGCCCTGTTTGAAGATGATGGCGTAACGTTAATCCCAATTGGGAGCACATCAAAATCCCAAAATCTTACCACCACCGCGACCCTGACTTACTTTGCAAAATATCAGTCCACCGCGGCAACCGTGACTGACGGGACAGCAGAAGCCGCAGCCGACTTCACCATTGTTTATAACTAA
- a CDS encoding fatty acid desaturase: protein MSKGTAAYLNAQQREVVHQLARSWLWRSELPTWLLMVVVYGGWFACVIYWQTLGLALSTLLLILFTTWYLSLQHELIHGHPTRLPRLNQLFGTLPLAVWYPYGLYRDSHLAHHRNHTLTDPDEDPETYYLSPQRWAQLKPWQQQIVHLRNTFPGRLLLGPLFDMATTINTLITSFIQRDKPAMAMWISHLTLLSGLFYWMTQQGFSPLWFVLAVSYPALMLTKVRSFYEHRAEEEPLARSVNNEAALPWRLLFLNLNYHSVHHDLPGLPWYGLRKVYLLYRDGYHQRNHGFRVAGYGEWLARFWRKSVDVTAHPGTHKDAQNAHHFVTDVPHQSSGDDRPDLSANDAAAATRRAG from the coding sequence ATGAGTAAAGGGACAGCGGCTTATCTCAATGCGCAACAGCGCGAGGTGGTACATCAACTGGCACGCAGCTGGCTGTGGCGCAGCGAGCTGCCGACGTGGCTATTAATGGTGGTCGTTTATGGCGGCTGGTTTGCCTGCGTCATCTACTGGCAAACGCTGGGGTTAGCCCTCAGCACGCTGCTGCTGATCCTCTTTACCACCTGGTATCTTTCGCTGCAGCACGAGCTGATTCACGGTCATCCGACGCGTTTGCCGCGCCTCAACCAGCTCTTCGGTACGCTGCCGCTGGCGGTGTGGTATCCCTATGGTTTGTATCGTGATTCGCATTTGGCGCATCACCGCAATCACACGCTGACCGATCCCGACGAAGATCCTGAAACCTATTATCTTTCACCGCAACGCTGGGCACAGCTCAAGCCGTGGCAACAGCAGATCGTTCATCTGCGCAACACCTTTCCGGGACGCTTACTGCTGGGTCCGCTGTTTGATATGGCGACGACCATCAACACCCTCATTACGTCATTTATCCAGCGCGATAAACCGGCCATGGCGATGTGGATCAGCCATCTCACGCTGCTGAGCGGACTGTTTTACTGGATGACGCAGCAAGGCTTTTCGCCGCTGTGGTTCGTGCTGGCGGTAAGCTACCCGGCGCTGATGCTAACGAAGGTGCGCTCTTTCTACGAGCATCGTGCTGAAGAAGAGCCGCTGGCGCGCTCGGTAAATAATGAAGCTGCCCTGCCCTGGCGTCTGTTGTTCCTCAATCTCAACTATCATTCTGTACATCACGATCTGCCCGGTTTGCCGTGGTATGGCCTGCGCAAAGTCTATTTGCTGTATCGCGATGGCTACCACCAGCGTAATCACGGTTTTCGCGTCGCCGGTTATGGCGAATGGTTAGCGCGCTTCTGGCGCAAATCAGTTGATGTTACCGCCCATCCGGGCACGCATAAGGATGCACAGAATGCCCATCATTTCGTTACCGATGTACCACATCAATCATCAGGCGACGATCGGCCTGACCTCAGCGCTAACGACGCTGCTGCTGCAACGCGGCGTGCAGGCTGA
- a CDS encoding ABC transporter permease, with translation MSLESIVTRTPRAPRPSMWRSDLTRRIVSRLLGGVLVLWAAVSLAFLGVHLAPGDIVSLLIGEQLRTPAIEAAIRAEWGLNEPLWWQYLHYMWRVLHGDFGRSYMLNTEVSHLLATQLWPTIKLKLAALLVSILFAVAIAVGTAHRRIGRRIANGFELLLASTPSFWMGIVLLFIFSFTLRWFPVAGDRSLSSLVLPALALGLAQGAVIAQLLRRELERALDAPFTLTLRAWGVGETTIRLRHALRHAALPAVTLTGWLVGGLLSGAVITEQVFGRPGLGKLTVDAVLAQDLPVVLAVAILSALIYVVMSTVVDILSLWIDPRLRGETKS, from the coding sequence ATGAGTCTGGAAAGCATTGTCACGCGCACGCCACGCGCACCTCGGCCATCGATGTGGCGCAGCGACCTAACGCGCCGTATCGTCAGCCGCCTGTTGGGCGGCGTACTGGTGTTGTGGGCAGCGGTTTCGCTGGCGTTTCTCGGCGTGCATCTGGCACCAGGCGATATCGTCAGCCTGCTGATTGGCGAACAGCTGCGCACGCCGGCGATTGAAGCAGCGATCCGCGCTGAATGGGGCTTGAACGAGCCGCTGTGGTGGCAATATCTGCACTATATGTGGCGTGTGCTGCACGGCGATTTTGGCCGCTCCTACATGCTCAATACTGAAGTCAGCCATCTGCTGGCGACGCAGCTGTGGCCCACCATCAAACTGAAGCTGGCAGCGCTGCTGGTCAGCATCCTTTTTGCGGTGGCGATTGCCGTCGGCACCGCACATCGCCGCATCGGACGCCGCATTGCCAACGGTTTTGAACTGCTGTTGGCCTCCACGCCATCGTTCTGGATGGGCATTGTGCTGCTGTTTATTTTCAGCTTTACGCTGCGCTGGTTCCCGGTGGCGGGCGATCGCTCGCTGTCGTCTCTGGTGCTGCCGGCGCTGGCGCTAGGCCTGGCGCAGGGCGCCGTGATTGCCCAGTTGCTGCGCCGCGAACTGGAGCGCGCGCTGGATGCGCCGTTCACCCTGACGCTGCGTGCGTGGGGCGTGGGTGAAACCACCATTCGGCTGCGTCACGCGCTGCGGCATGCGGCGCTGCCAGCGGTGACCTTAACCGGCTGGCTGGTGGGCGGCTTGCTCAGCGGCGCGGTGATTACCGAGCAGGTGTTTGGCCGTCCCGGCCTCGGTAAATTAACGGTGGATGCGGTGCTGGCGCAGGATCTGCCTGTGGTGTTGGCGGTGGCGATTCTATCGGCGCTGATTTACGTGGTGATGAGCACCGTAGTCGACATCCTGTCGCTGTGGATCGATCCGCGCCTGCGTGGGGAAACGAAATCATGA
- a CDS encoding fimbrial biogenesis chaperone, protein MTRLLAAFCCVTLSGVISLHSAQASVVVGGTRIIYDAGKQETSIPVKNTDKKAPFLVQSWVESYPQANEEKPPFIITPPLFRLDGGKENILRIVRTGGNLPDDRESVFWANIKAIPGSESTDTNRLLISVKTKIKLFYRPAALKEGAALAYKQLTFSKQGDHLAINNPTPYFLSFNSLTVGGFALKDPGMIAPKSSMTLPLDNPKSSSVTWQMINDFGGITAAETRSF, encoded by the coding sequence ATGACTCGTTTATTAGCTGCATTTTGTTGTGTCACGCTTTCAGGGGTAATTTCACTGCATTCAGCGCAAGCCAGCGTTGTGGTTGGCGGTACGCGTATTATTTACGATGCCGGGAAACAAGAAACCTCAATTCCGGTTAAGAACACCGATAAAAAAGCCCCATTCCTTGTTCAGTCGTGGGTTGAATCTTATCCGCAGGCTAATGAAGAGAAACCGCCTTTTATTATTACACCACCGCTTTTCCGCCTGGATGGAGGTAAAGAAAACATTCTGCGTATCGTTCGCACCGGCGGCAATCTCCCCGACGATCGTGAATCGGTATTTTGGGCCAACATCAAAGCGATACCGGGTTCGGAAAGTACAGACACTAACCGCCTGCTCATCTCAGTCAAAACCAAGATCAAGTTATTTTACCGCCCAGCCGCCTTAAAAGAGGGTGCCGCACTGGCGTATAAACAGCTGACCTTTAGCAAGCAGGGCGACCATCTTGCCATCAACAACCCAACGCCCTATTTCCTCTCTTTTAACAGCCTCACGGTGGGGGGTTTTGCCCTCAAAGATCCTGGCATGATTGCCCCGAAATCGTCCATGACGCTGCCGCTGGATAACCCTAAGAGCAGCTCAGTCACCTGGCAAATGATCAATGATTTTGGCGGGATTACCGCCGCAGAAACCCGTTCATTCTAA
- a CDS encoding LLM class flavin-dependent oxidoreductase, whose amino-acid sequence MSQTQRQLRLGAIIQGVSGNMSAWRHPDAVADASINVDYVLDLARKAEQAKIDFLFVADGLYITPQSIPHFLNRFEPITLLSALSLVTKHIGLVATLSTSYSEPFTVARQFASLDHLSSGRVGWNVVTSPLEGSAKNFSRSSHPEHDERYRVASEYLQVVKGLWDSWEGDAFVRDKQSGEFFAADKLHTLNHKGHYFSVQGPLNVGRSPQGRPIVFQAGASEAGKAFAAEAADAIYTRQETLEQAREFREDVRRRLVARGRDADEIRVFQGISVIIGETEQDAERRYQQTAELVTIDKALDYLGRYFEHHDFSQYALDEPFPEIGELGSNSFRSTTDKIKQNARERGLTLRQAALEEATPRPSFLGTAQQVADGLANWFLAGATDGFIVRGGTPTAFDDFVAQVIPLLQARGIYRHEYEGETLRENLGLAEPENQFVAQRQSQQVA is encoded by the coding sequence ATGAGTCAGACACAACGCCAGCTGCGGCTGGGCGCGATTATTCAGGGCGTATCCGGCAACATGTCGGCCTGGCGCCATCCCGATGCGGTCGCGGATGCCAGCATTAATGTGGATTACGTGCTGGATCTGGCGCGCAAAGCGGAGCAGGCGAAGATCGATTTCTTGTTCGTGGCCGACGGCTTGTACATTACGCCGCAGTCGATTCCGCACTTCCTCAATCGCTTCGAACCCATTACCTTGCTGTCGGCGCTGTCGCTGGTGACGAAACACATCGGCCTGGTCGCCACGCTCTCAACGTCCTACAGCGAACCCTTTACCGTGGCGCGCCAGTTCGCCAGCCTCGATCATCTTAGCAGCGGCCGCGTCGGCTGGAACGTGGTGACCTCGCCGCTGGAAGGCTCGGCGAAAAACTTCTCACGCAGCAGCCATCCGGAACACGATGAGCGCTATCGCGTGGCCAGCGAATATCTGCAGGTGGTGAAAGGACTGTGGGATTCGTGGGAAGGCGATGCCTTTGTGCGTGACAAGCAGAGCGGAGAATTTTTTGCTGCTGATAAGCTGCACACGCTGAACCATAAAGGCCACTACTTCTCGGTACAGGGGCCGCTAAACGTGGGGCGCTCACCGCAGGGACGGCCGATTGTGTTCCAGGCGGGCGCCTCCGAAGCGGGGAAAGCTTTTGCCGCAGAAGCTGCCGATGCTATCTACACGCGACAGGAGACGCTGGAGCAGGCGCGCGAGTTCCGCGAAGATGTGCGCCGTCGGCTAGTGGCGCGCGGCCGTGATGCCGACGAGATTCGCGTGTTTCAGGGCATCAGCGTGATTATCGGGGAAACGGAACAGGACGCCGAACGGCGCTATCAGCAAACCGCCGAACTGGTGACCATCGATAAAGCGCTCGACTACCTTGGCCGCTACTTTGAACATCACGATTTCAGCCAATATGCACTGGATGAACCCTTTCCGGAGATTGGCGAGCTGGGCAGCAACAGCTTCCGCAGCACCACCGATAAGATTAAACAGAACGCGCGTGAACGCGGTTTGACGCTGCGTCAGGCCGCGCTGGAGGAGGCCACGCCGCGCCCGAGTTTCCTTGGCACGGCACAGCAGGTGGCGGACGGGCTGGCAAACTGGTTCCTGGCCGGCGCCACCGACGGCTTTATCGTGCGCGGCGGCACGCCAACGGCGTTTGATGATTTTGTGGCGCAGGTGATTCCGCTGTTGCAGGCGCGCGGTATCTATCGCCATGAGTACGAAGGCGAGACGCTGCGGGAAAATCTCGGGCTGGCCGAGCCAGAGAACCAGTTCGTTGCACAGCGCCAGAGTCAGCAGGTGGCGTGA
- a CDS encoding dipeptide ABC transporter ATP-binding protein has product MSQPFIDIHNLSIRFGPQQVVKNLSLQVAAGESVALVGESGSGKTLTARSLLGLLPEGAIVTADRFTIDGRDMRHASRSDWRALRGRRIGYVLQDALVSLDPLRRIGQQLGDALSAAGHRGNLHDKSIELLQAAGIHDAESRLERYPHQLSGGQRQRALIATALAGTPTLLIADEPTTALDMTVQRQILQLLAQRRRDGHGLLLISHDLAVVAELADRVLVMRDGEVVEQGHSGPLLQRPQQAWTQRLLRAVPTPATRGLRLSAAEPTPLPPRPQRSHAPLLEGIGLHKAYGDRLVLNDINFTLHAGETLGVVGESGSGKTSLVKVVMGLTEPDSGTLLLEGERWDRLPEKARRARRARLQLIAQDPFSSFDPRYTVEKIIGESLDSAGIYGDARRQRVRQLLDEVQLGDRFLQRYPQQLSGGQRQRVAIARAFAPNPALLVADEPVSALDVSVQAQVLDLLADMQAEHGTALLFISHDLGVIQHLADRVLVMQNGQVVESGALQQVFAAPQHPWTQKLLQALPAIPDWQPANAY; this is encoded by the coding sequence ATGAGTCAGCCATTTATTGATATCCATAATCTCTCAATTCGCTTCGGTCCACAGCAGGTCGTGAAGAATCTCAGCCTGCAGGTGGCGGCGGGAGAATCGGTGGCGCTGGTCGGGGAATCTGGTTCCGGCAAAACCCTCACCGCGCGCAGCCTGCTCGGCCTGCTGCCGGAAGGGGCCATTGTCACTGCCGATCGTTTTACCATCGACGGACGCGATATGCGCCATGCCAGCCGCAGCGACTGGCGTGCGCTGCGCGGTCGCCGCATTGGCTACGTATTGCAAGACGCGCTGGTGTCGCTCGATCCGCTGCGCCGCATTGGTCAGCAGTTGGGCGATGCGTTAAGCGCCGCCGGCCATCGCGGCAATCTGCACGATAAAAGCATCGAGTTGTTACAAGCCGCGGGCATTCACGATGCGGAAAGCCGACTGGAACGTTATCCGCATCAGCTTTCGGGCGGCCAGCGTCAGCGTGCGCTGATTGCCACCGCGCTGGCGGGGACGCCGACGTTATTGATTGCCGATGAACCGACCACCGCGCTGGACATGACGGTGCAGCGCCAGATTCTGCAGCTGCTGGCACAGCGGCGGCGTGACGGCCACGGCCTGCTGCTGATCAGCCACGATTTGGCGGTGGTGGCGGAGCTGGCCGATCGCGTGCTGGTGATGCGCGATGGCGAAGTGGTGGAGCAGGGCCACAGCGGCCCGCTGCTGCAACGTCCACAACAAGCCTGGACGCAGCGCCTGCTGCGCGCGGTGCCGACGCCCGCCACGCGCGGTTTGCGGCTCAGCGCCGCCGAGCCAACGCCGCTGCCGCCGCGCCCACAGCGTAGCCACGCGCCGCTGCTGGAAGGCATCGGTCTGCACAAAGCCTATGGCGATCGTCTGGTGCTGAATGACATCAACTTCACGCTGCATGCCGGCGAAACGCTTGGCGTGGTCGGTGAATCCGGCTCGGGCAAAACCTCGCTGGTGAAAGTGGTGATGGGTTTAACCGAGCCGGACAGCGGCACGCTGCTGCTGGAAGGTGAGCGCTGGGATCGTCTGCCGGAGAAAGCGCGCCGCGCCCGGCGTGCGCGCCTACAGCTGATCGCGCAAGACCCGTTCAGCTCCTTCGATCCGCGTTACACGGTGGAAAAAATCATCGGCGAAAGCCTCGACAGCGCCGGTATTTACGGCGACGCGCGCCGTCAGCGCGTGCGCCAGCTGCTGGACGAAGTGCAGCTCGGCGATCGCTTTCTGCAGCGCTATCCACAGCAGCTGTCCGGCGGCCAGCGTCAGCGCGTGGCGATTGCGCGCGCCTTTGCCCCCAATCCAGCGCTGCTGGTGGCCGATGAGCCGGTGAGCGCGCTGGATGTATCCGTGCAGGCGCAGGTGCTGGATCTACTGGCCGATATGCAGGCCGAGCACGGCACCGCGCTGCTGTTTATTTCGCACGATCTCGGCGTGATCCAGCATCTGGCGGATCGCGTGCTGGTGATGCAAAACGGACAAGTGGTGGAGAGCGGGGCGCTGCAGCAGGTGTTCGCCGCGCCGCAGCATCCGTGGACGCAAAAACTGTTACAGGCGTTGCCGGCGATTCCCGACTGGCAGCCGGCAAATGCATACTAA
- a CDS encoding GNAT family N-acetyltransferase has protein sequence MSQLIEVATADDAEEIFALLQRAYAALVALDVHFTISQGNVEQVRRVIEQETVLVLRKWKRAVATVTVRFTWQQDEHAPSSWPFIHWFAVDPDYKGQGYGRDIITYAEETLLKQTLKAPGVYLATATKHPWLSELYLRRGYQPFHHRINPLGEALVFLKKEFTPPVEQPVAKIA, from the coding sequence ATGAGCCAGCTGATTGAAGTCGCTACCGCCGACGATGCCGAAGAAATTTTTGCTCTGCTGCAGCGCGCCTATGCGGCGCTGGTGGCGCTGGATGTGCATTTCACCATTTCGCAGGGCAACGTCGAGCAGGTTCGCCGCGTTATCGAACAGGAAACCGTGCTGGTGCTGCGCAAGTGGAAACGCGCGGTCGCCACCGTCACGGTGCGTTTTACGTGGCAGCAGGATGAACATGCGCCCTCATCGTGGCCGTTCATCCACTGGTTCGCCGTCGATCCCGATTACAAAGGGCAGGGTTACGGCCGCGACATCATCACCTATGCCGAAGAGACACTGCTGAAGCAGACGCTAAAAGCACCGGGCGTCTATCTGGCCACTGCCACCAAACATCCGTGGTTGAGCGAGCTCTATCTGCGTCGTGGCTATCAACCTTTCCATCACCGCATTAATCCTTTAGGCGAGGCGCTGGTGTTTCTGAAAAAGGAATTTACCCCGCCAGTTGAGCAACCCGTCGCCAAAATCGCCTGA
- a CDS encoding phosphate/phosphite/phosphonate ABC transporter substrate-binding protein has translation MPIISLPMYHINHQATIGLTSALTTLLLQRGVQAEVTWPQNLLPHWRDDALLLSQTCGYPLVELLPDVQLVGTFQSSAQGCDGPRYRSWLVARSEDEHLTLSDFRGRRAVCNSNDSHSGFNALRYVIAPLAQDGKFFSETHFSGSHRQSLAALRAGHADIAAIDCITWALLRRNFPDELAGLEIIGETPLCAALPLITSAKTDAATLVILRSALQELTSDPRYQDLLHENLIGGFSVTERAFYDEVKAWKDAAAALGVTAL, from the coding sequence ATGCCCATCATTTCGTTACCGATGTACCACATCAATCATCAGGCGACGATCGGCCTGACCTCAGCGCTAACGACGCTGCTGCTGCAACGCGGCGTGCAGGCTGAGGTTACGTGGCCGCAGAATTTACTGCCGCACTGGCGCGATGACGCACTGCTGCTGAGCCAAACCTGCGGCTATCCGCTGGTAGAACTGCTGCCGGATGTGCAGCTGGTTGGCACCTTTCAGTCAAGTGCACAGGGCTGCGACGGCCCGCGCTATCGCAGTTGGCTGGTGGCGCGCAGCGAAGATGAGCACCTGACACTCAGCGATTTTCGTGGTCGACGTGCAGTGTGCAACAGCAACGATTCGCACTCCGGCTTTAACGCGCTGCGCTACGTGATTGCGCCGCTGGCGCAGGATGGAAAATTCTTTAGCGAGACGCATTTTAGCGGCAGTCATCGCCAATCGCTGGCGGCGCTGCGTGCCGGCCACGCGGATATCGCGGCGATCGACTGCATCACCTGGGCGCTGCTGCGCCGCAACTTCCCTGACGAGCTGGCAGGGCTGGAGATCATCGGCGAAACGCCGCTGTGTGCTGCACTGCCGCTGATCACCTCAGCCAAAACCGATGCGGCAACGCTGGTGATACTGCGCAGCGCGCTGCAAGAACTGACCAGCGATCCGCGTTATCAGGATCTGCTGCATGAGAATTTGATTGGCGGCTTCAGCGTCACCGAAAGGGCGTTTTATGACGAAGTTAAAGCGTGGAAGGATGCTGCTGCGGCGCTGGGCGTAACGGCTTTGTAA
- a CDS encoding type II toxin-antitoxin system HicA family toxin — protein sequence MDSRSLMAEIKADGWELIRINGSHHHFVHPVKKGLVTIPHPKKDLPIKTVKSIRKQAGLIVH from the coding sequence ATGGATAGCAGATCATTAATGGCTGAGATTAAGGCCGATGGTTGGGAACTGATACGCATTAACGGTAGCCATCACCATTTCGTCCATCCCGTAAAAAAAGGATTGGTGACGATACCGCACCCAAAAAAGGATTTGCCGATAAAAACGGTGAAAAGTATCAGGAAACAAGCCGGACTGATTGTCCATTAA